The proteins below come from a single Dehalococcoidales bacterium genomic window:
- a CDS encoding HK97 family phage prohead protease, which produces MPLPTPNENETHDEFMERCMSNETMQEEYPDEDQRYAVCQTQWEGKEEASPDPEKRDFDKPQQKIAQVRAKDGIDLASRTVVAIVSDETKDRYGDVVKAAGWKLEEFKKNPVIPWAHQTSGGLFGGGSVPLPVGKALDIWIEADKLYARVQFAEHDFAEEVWRLYRDGYLRAFSVGFLPKKWERMYEGEGSDAHYVGTRFLEQELLEISAVPIPANPNALALAMHKGLELKQVAQYFPDLPEIVIPATKTVVGNGDATPSLKHTSGDATALLKGTQVPAPDFDTMLRGPTPPPVAQEDDKAAPNGAAFNIPAAPDKSRIKPKMLYLATAIATLTLLRKSRKENGNDE; this is translated from the coding sequence ATGCCGCTACCCACCCCGAACGAGAACGAAACCCATGATGAGTTCATGGAGCGCTGTATGTCCAATGAAACTATGCAGGAGGAGTACCCCGACGAGGACCAGCGTTATGCGGTTTGCCAAACGCAATGGGAGGGGAAAGAAGAGGCATCCCCCGATCCCGAAAAGCGCGACTTTGACAAACCCCAGCAGAAAATCGCCCAGGTCCGCGCCAAGGACGGCATTGACCTTGCCAGCCGCACTGTTGTTGCCATCGTAAGTGATGAAACCAAGGACCGTTACGGTGATGTCGTAAAGGCCGCAGGCTGGAAACTAGAAGAATTCAAGAAGAATCCAGTCATTCCTTGGGCGCATCAGACAAGTGGCGGCCTCTTCGGTGGAGGTTCGGTTCCTTTACCGGTAGGGAAAGCCCTGGATATTTGGATTGAAGCCGACAAGCTCTATGCAAGGGTTCAATTCGCCGAACATGACTTTGCCGAGGAGGTCTGGCGGCTTTACCGCGACGGCTATCTTCGCGCATTTTCGGTGGGCTTCCTACCGAAGAAGTGGGAGCGAATGTACGAGGGCGAGGGTTCGGATGCCCATTATGTAGGCACACGGTTTCTTGAGCAGGAACTGCTGGAGATTTCGGCTGTCCCCATCCCGGCAAACCCGAATGCCCTGGCCTTGGCAATGCACAAAGGGCTGGAATTGAAGCAGGTAGCTCAATATTTCCCCGATCTCCCGGAGATCGTTATTCCTGCTACCAAGACCGTTGTGGGCAATGGGGATGCTACCCCGTCCTTGAAACATACCAGCGGGGATGCAACTGCCCTGTTGAAAGGAACTCAAGTCCCCGCGCCTGACTTTGACACGATGTTACGAGGTCCAACGCCACCGCCGGTGGCGCAGGAAGATGACAAGGCCGCTCCAAACGGGGCGGCCTTCAACATACCCGCAGCTCCCGACAAATCACGCATCAAACCCAAGATGCTGTACCTCGCTACTGCCATTGCCACGCTTACATTGCTGCGGAAGTCCCGAAAGGAGAACGGTAACGATGAGTAA
- a CDS encoding phage portal protein produces the protein MVQPDDYGSFIRYAINATAYSCIAYIQRTCAKTPMHLYRVSRTTKKWRRIEVYTHPVLDLLQRPNPQRSRMQFFEKMMVGLESTGNAYILLDEFVDGKPTQLWVLQPDLVEIVPDPVKYVRKYIYKVNGGEKEYPPWQIIPINYANPQSYWYGLGSIEGAQEAIDLDNYAVRYNKNYFKQGGIPPVILETDQSLAPNAIRRLKKDLARMYSGVDKAHRWLIGEAGLKPRPFGSTQKDMEFMSVLQWAHDTICNAFHIPPQMIPLLMNSASQQYDPKHDEAAREHCIDPRLALIAEVLTYRLVHLWDETLELEFERVTRESDLKVAQTVHLQLTDGLITINEWRERHGMEPVSWGDTPFNAFTTIGGGPQNERPPEDEGGRPEGSESEEGSESEEGLASAVVGSAPDSPIAKKSPESIDRDVVWREYIEKAERYQRKLAAAIKRWFQDQENEVARKIREKDELREGDLEEIIPEELKYASALFAATILILTNIAIRAGQEAVDEVAPGELFHLNAALETALQERFALLCFDLMRQTREALVQSLLEGIHAGEAKAQLSDRVAHIFRQAKSYRTDRLAWTEAQTAIHMAQYEAYLTYGVGSIMWVSMRDEKVRDSHRTVDGEVAKLGERFSNGLRYPHDPDGPADEVVNCRCEYIAVEVEE, from the coding sequence ATGGTCCAGCCGGACGATTACGGCTCGTTCATCCGATATGCGATAAACGCAACCGCTTATTCGTGCATCGCTTATATCCAGCGGACGTGCGCCAAAACCCCAATGCACCTCTACAGAGTGAGTAGGACGACAAAGAAATGGCGTCGGATTGAAGTTTACACACATCCCGTACTAGACCTCCTACAACGACCGAATCCACAGCGCAGCCGGATGCAGTTCTTTGAGAAGATGATGGTCGGCCTTGAATCAACTGGTAACGCTTACATTCTGTTGGATGAGTTCGTCGACGGCAAGCCGACACAGTTGTGGGTCCTCCAACCCGATCTTGTAGAAATCGTGCCCGACCCCGTGAAATATGTTAGGAAATATATCTACAAGGTCAACGGCGGGGAAAAGGAATACCCTCCCTGGCAGATTATCCCCATCAACTACGCCAACCCGCAGTCCTATTGGTATGGTCTGGGGTCTATAGAGGGAGCCCAAGAGGCCATAGACCTTGACAACTATGCGGTCAGATACAACAAAAACTATTTCAAACAGGGCGGCATTCCACCTGTAATTCTGGAAACGGATCAAAGCCTTGCGCCGAATGCCATTCGCCGGCTTAAGAAAGACCTTGCCCGCATGTACTCGGGCGTAGACAAGGCGCATCGCTGGCTAATCGGCGAAGCCGGCCTGAAACCCAGGCCCTTTGGTTCCACGCAGAAGGACATGGAGTTTATGAGTGTTCTTCAGTGGGCGCATGACACCATCTGCAACGCTTTTCATATCCCGCCGCAGATGATTCCTCTGCTGATGAACTCCGCAAGCCAGCAGTATGATCCGAAGCATGATGAAGCGGCAAGGGAACACTGCATTGACCCGCGGCTTGCCCTTATCGCCGAGGTCCTTACGTATCGGCTTGTACACCTCTGGGATGAGACCCTTGAACTTGAATTCGAGCGTGTTACCCGTGAAAGCGACCTCAAGGTCGCGCAGACTGTCCATCTCCAACTCACAGATGGCCTTATCACAATCAACGAGTGGCGTGAACGGCATGGCATGGAACCCGTATCTTGGGGCGATACACCATTCAACGCTTTTACAACTATTGGCGGCGGGCCGCAGAACGAGCGCCCTCCCGAAGACGAAGGCGGCAGGCCGGAAGGCAGTGAGAGCGAGGAGGGCAGTGAGAGCGAGGAAGGTCTCGCTTCTGCCGTAGTCGGCAGCGCACCGGATTCTCCGATTGCCAAGAAGAGCCCGGAAAGCATAGACCGGGATGTCGTCTGGCGCGAGTATATCGAGAAGGCCGAACGCTATCAGCGTAAGCTTGCGGCGGCAATAAAACGGTGGTTTCAAGACCAGGAAAACGAGGTCGCCCGGAAGATTCGGGAGAAAGACGAACTCCGCGAAGGCGATCTTGAAGAGATAATCCCCGAAGAACTCAAATATGCCTCTGCCCTATTCGCCGCCACCATCCTGATTCTGACGAACATCGCTATTCGTGCCGGTCAGGAAGCGGTGGACGAGGTGGCCCCGGGCGAATTGTTCCATCTGAACGCCGCCCTTGAGACTGCGTTGCAGGAACGTTTTGCACTTCTTTGTTTCGATCTTATGCGCCAGACGCGGGAAGCCTTGGTGCAATCATTACTCGAAGGAATCCACGCTGGCGAAGCCAAGGCCCAACTCTCCGACCGCGTAGCGCATATCTTCCGGCAGGCGAAAAGTTACCGCACCGATCGTCTTGCCTGGACAGAAGCACAGACTGCAATTCATATGGCCCAATATGAAGCCTATCTGACCTACGGGGTTGGCAGCATTATGTGGGTTTCGATGCGTGATGAAAAAGTCCGTGATTCGCACCGCACAGTTGATGGCGAGGTTGCAAAACTTGGTGAGCGGTTCTCCAACGGCCTCCGCTATCCGCATGATCCAGATGGACCAGCCGACGAGGTTGTCAATTGCCGTTGTGAGTACATCGCCGTGGAGGTTGAAGAATAA
- a CDS encoding terminase large subunit produces the protein MTRQRYVDYEAWADYYRPRPLEFIQRYYIESETLKPIKLFPWQIEKILNPLYSRVDNRLRYQIVVLGLPKGNGKTRIGAAIALHKLLTAPRNAELFASANSKDQATRAWRDVAAPLQRNPELMKFVKISRKGDDIRVLPTEATYCCISAEDITAHGMRPFFVHFDEMHGQRERELYVAIQTSMGKIPDAQLMITSTAGVLNSILREIYQKAVQEQYGTDFDDSVVDEIIIKGLKSDPRFYMWWSFENLLPSAKDPVYLERERQVMTPMEFARWHLNRWVSDATSLIGPEDIARCQDKDLQLRTTALPGVRHVWCCDVGLKNDNTCIVIGHRDPETSLIYLDYIKTLIPQPKKPIQMSDIEREVLFAHNVFHPVQYVVDQHQTASLMERASRSGIHIEELHITQAINTELATNLYQTIHNGQIKWPLNDPECKAMETELMTLITKETMSGIRFDHPKHGKSDRATALAMLITMIRRKPNHEPRLWVI, from the coding sequence ATGACACGACAACGCTATGTGGACTATGAAGCCTGGGCGGATTACTACCGGCCTAGGCCCCTGGAATTCATCCAGCGGTATTACATCGAATCTGAAACCCTGAAGCCGATCAAGCTCTTCCCCTGGCAGATTGAGAAGATACTAAATCCCCTGTACTCCCGAGTGGATAATCGCCTGCGCTACCAGATCGTCGTCTTAGGGCTGCCGAAGGGGAATGGGAAAACGCGAATCGGAGCGGCGATCGCGCTTCACAAACTCCTTACCGCTCCACGAAACGCTGAGTTATTCGCCAGCGCGAACTCCAAGGACCAGGCAACCAGGGCTTGGAGGGATGTCGCAGCTCCGCTGCAACGGAACCCCGAGCTTATGAAGTTCGTGAAGATCAGTCGCAAAGGCGACGACATTCGTGTGCTTCCCACCGAAGCAACGTACTGCTGTATCTCCGCGGAAGACATTACGGCTCACGGAATGCGGCCCTTTTTCGTCCATTTTGACGAGATGCACGGGCAGCGCGAACGCGAGTTGTATGTGGCTATCCAGACCTCGATGGGCAAGATTCCCGATGCCCAACTCATGATCACGTCAACCGCTGGTGTCTTGAACTCGATTCTTCGTGAGATATATCAGAAAGCCGTGCAAGAGCAGTACGGCACCGATTTCGATGACTCGGTGGTTGACGAGATTATCATCAAGGGGTTGAAATCGGACCCCCGCTTCTATATGTGGTGGAGCTTCGAGAACCTTCTGCCGAGCGCGAAAGACCCTGTGTACCTAGAGCGCGAACGCCAGGTAATGACCCCTATGGAGTTCGCCAGATGGCATTTGAACAGATGGGTGTCGGATGCCACATCGCTTATTGGTCCTGAAGACATCGCTCGCTGTCAGGATAAAGACCTGCAACTAAGGACCACTGCCCTGCCCGGCGTTCGACACGTCTGGTGCTGTGATGTGGGCTTGAAGAATGACAACACCTGTATTGTTATAGGACACCGCGATCCCGAGACCTCGCTGATTTATCTGGACTACATCAAGACCCTTATACCGCAACCCAAGAAGCCGATCCAGATGAGCGATATTGAGCGCGAAGTCTTGTTTGCGCACAACGTTTTCCATCCCGTGCAGTATGTTGTGGACCAACACCAGACTGCTTCGCTGATGGAACGCGCCTCGCGGTCTGGGATTCATATCGAGGAACTGCACATTACGCAGGCCATCAACACCGAACTAGCAACCAACCTGTATCAGACGATACACAACGGTCAGATAAAGTGGCCCTTGAACGATCCTGAATGCAAGGCTATGGAAACCGAGCTTATGACGCTTATCACCAAGGAAACGATGTCCGGCATAAGATTCGACCATCCCAAGCACGGCAAATCCGACCGCGCTACCGCATTGGCCATGCTTATTACGATGATTCGCCGCAAGCCGAATCACGAACCTCGGCTTTGGGTGATTTAG